From a region of the Odoribacter splanchnicus DSM 20712 genome:
- a CDS encoding PKD-like domain-containing protein, producing the protein MKKYYSLFLFWSLLTGLSTSCSDDNKKDPYLPTPPQVSIGNPSGQTTCLPGETIELKAILNNPLQTTFQWQLNKKTVSTDSIYRFTSQDPGSFEIILTATNQDGKDSDTLFLKVNGNRFAISDLKNWTGNGENTSVFAIQWVTGEHLQEPADQEVFFIAWGYRWNKTETFTGIDMLKAIAKNDPRLYVALSGNYIKGFGYDGNNDGKIELKSSTLHLTQADFTNGLYELSEYDSDELKPLDAADYWMGSNDAYTTYWLGSGNQVPTAADFEYSQTFVDNRQLENLSWDVWTLSPIDYTSMVNVSPIPRLIKAAEANK; encoded by the coding sequence ATGAAAAAATACTATTCTTTATTTCTATTCTGGAGTCTGCTTACAGGTCTATCGACCTCCTGTAGTGACGACAACAAAAAAGATCCGTATCTTCCTACTCCGCCTCAGGTTTCTATCGGAAATCCGAGTGGGCAAACCACCTGTTTACCGGGTGAAACGATCGAGTTAAAAGCGATTCTGAACAATCCGTTACAGACCACTTTCCAGTGGCAACTGAACAAAAAAACGGTTTCCACAGACTCAATCTATCGTTTCACCTCTCAGGACCCCGGTAGTTTTGAAATTATCCTGACCGCAACCAATCAAGACGGCAAGGATTCCGACACCTTATTTCTGAAGGTCAACGGTAATCGGTTCGCGATCTCCGATCTGAAAAATTGGACCGGTAACGGAGAAAACACCTCGGTCTTTGCCATTCAATGGGTTACAGGGGAGCATCTGCAAGAACCGGCAGACCAGGAAGTTTTTTTCATTGCCTGGGGATATCGTTGGAATAAAACGGAAACTTTTACAGGAATCGATATGCTCAAAGCTATTGCCAAGAACGATCCCCGCCTTTATGTCGCCTTATCAGGAAATTATATCAAAGGATTCGGTTATGACGGTAATAACGACGGTAAAATCGAACTGAAAAGTTCTACTTTACATCTGACACAAGCTGATTTTACAAACGGGCTCTACGAACTCTCCGAATACGATTCTGACGAATTGAAACCGTTAGATGCAGCCGATTATTGGATGGGATCGAACGATGCCTATACCACCTACTGGCTCGGTTCGGGCAATCAGGTGCCGACAGCTGCCGACTTTGAATATTCTCAGACATTTGTCGACAATCGCCAACTTGAAAATCTCTCCTGGGATGTATGGACACTTTCTCCCATCGATTACACGTCTATGGTCAATGTATCCCCCATCCCCCGATTGATCAAAGCTGCAGAAGCAAATAAATAA
- a CDS encoding ABC transporter ATP-binding protein, which translates to METLPVIAARQLAIGYSHGKNGSTVVHRDLSFDLWAGELTCLLGPNGAGKSTLLRTLSAFQLPLEGELWLEGRPLRDYSEREKSRKIGVVLTDKTQAGGLTVYELVSLGRQPHTGFWGRLNREDHKLVEEALTAVGISHKAANYVAELSDGERQKVMIAKALVQECPLILLDEPTAFLDVVSRIEIMTLLHTIAREQHKTILLSTHDIDQALIQADRLWLLAPGKGLQCGVTEDIVFNDGLDCLFDHRKICFDRGRGGYFPIVQDYQEVVVRTDDPCLWHWCVNALNRFGYSGLPGNADRKNLPVLTVTSPHEMSWEKNGMSTILTSFEDLTGLLKK; encoded by the coding sequence ATGGAGACTTTACCTGTAATTGCAGCCCGTCAATTGGCTATCGGCTACTCTCATGGTAAGAACGGTTCTACAGTGGTACACCGGGATCTGTCTTTCGATTTGTGGGCGGGAGAGTTGACTTGTCTGTTAGGTCCTAACGGGGCAGGCAAATCTACTCTGTTGCGTACTCTTTCGGCTTTTCAATTGCCTTTGGAAGGTGAATTATGGCTTGAAGGACGTCCGCTGAGGGATTATTCCGAACGGGAAAAATCGCGCAAGATCGGCGTCGTACTGACCGATAAGACACAGGCCGGCGGATTGACCGTATATGAACTGGTAAGCTTGGGGCGTCAGCCCCATACCGGATTCTGGGGCCGTTTGAACCGGGAAGATCATAAGCTCGTCGAAGAGGCTCTTACGGCAGTGGGAATATCCCATAAAGCTGCAAATTACGTGGCCGAATTGTCGGACGGGGAACGGCAGAAAGTGATGATCGCCAAAGCATTGGTGCAGGAATGTCCGTTGATTTTGCTCGATGAACCCACAGCTTTCCTGGATGTGGTAAGCCGTATCGAGATCATGACTTTATTGCATACCATTGCCCGCGAACAACATAAGACCATTCTGCTGTCTACCCACGATATCGACCAGGCACTGATCCAGGCCGACCGGCTGTGGTTGCTCGCGCCCGGAAAAGGATTGCAGTGTGGCGTTACGGAGGATATAGTCTTTAACGATGGACTGGACTGTTTGTTCGATCACCGGAAAATATGTTTTGACCGGGGACGTGGGGGCTATTTCCCCATCGTACAGGATTATCAGGAAGTCGTCGTCAGGACGGACGATCCCTGCCTTTGGCATTGGTGTGTCAATGCTCTGAATCGTTTTGGCTATTCCGGTCTGCCCGGAAATGCCGATAGAAAAAATTTACCCGTATTGACGGTTACTTCCCCGCATGAAATGAGTTGGGAAAAAAATGGAATGTCTACTATACTGACTTCTTTCGAGGACTTGACCGGATTATTGAAAAAATGA
- a CDS encoding FecCD family ABC transporter permease — MKSLPSGWKYSIGLIVSILLLFAANLWVGSVRIPAGAVWDILCGHAVERESWRFILLESRIPQGITALLCGAALAVSGLMLQTVFSNPLAGPSILGINTGASLGVALVMLLGGGSITAGVFSISGFLAVLAGAFAGAMIVMGILLFFSAFTKNNLMLLIIGIMIGYITSSVISLLNFFSTAEGVHSYMIWGLGNFSGVSSGQLPVFIVSITAGLVLSVMLIKPLNALLLGNRYAENLGVNVRLTRNLLLIATGMLTAITTAFCGPIAFIGLAVPHIARLMLGTSNHNSLMPVTLLLGGAVALLCNLISVLPGETGILPLNAITPVLGAPVIIYILVKQRKIQYFN, encoded by the coding sequence ATGAAATCTTTACCATCCGGATGGAAATATAGTATCGGTTTGATCGTATCGATCCTTCTGTTGTTCGCGGCGAACTTATGGGTAGGCTCGGTACGTATTCCTGCAGGCGCAGTATGGGATATTTTGTGCGGACATGCCGTAGAACGGGAGAGCTGGCGGTTCATTTTGCTGGAATCGCGTATTCCGCAAGGGATAACTGCTTTGCTGTGTGGAGCAGCCTTGGCTGTCTCGGGGTTGATGTTGCAAACCGTTTTCAGTAATCCGCTGGCAGGACCTTCGATATTGGGGATCAATACCGGGGCCAGCCTGGGCGTGGCCTTGGTGATGTTGCTCGGTGGAGGAAGTATTACTGCCGGGGTTTTCAGTATATCCGGTTTTCTGGCGGTATTGGCCGGAGCTTTTGCCGGGGCTATGATCGTCATGGGAATCTTGCTGTTCTTTTCTGCTTTTACAAAGAATAATTTGATGCTACTTATTATTGGGATCATGATCGGATACATCACCTCCTCGGTGATTTCATTATTGAATTTTTTCTCTACGGCCGAAGGAGTACATTCTTATATGATCTGGGGATTGGGAAATTTCAGCGGAGTGTCTTCCGGGCAATTGCCTGTATTTATCGTTTCGATTACCGCCGGTTTGGTTTTATCGGTCATGTTGATCAAACCTTTGAATGCCTTATTGTTGGGAAACCGGTATGCTGAAAATCTGGGTGTGAATGTGCGGCTTACCCGCAATCTGTTATTGATTGCGACCGGTATGCTGACGGCAATAACAACCGCCTTTTGCGGGCCTATCGCTTTTATCGGATTGGCCGTGCCGCATATTGCCCGCTTGATGCTGGGTACTTCGAACCACAATTCCCTGATGCCTGTGACCTTATTGCTGGGAGGGGCGGTAGCCCTGTTGTGTAATCTGATCAGTGTATTACCCGGCGAAACGGGGATTTTGCCATTGAACGCCATCACTCCCGTTTTGGGTGCTCCCGTCATTATCTATATTCTGGTCAAACAGCGTAAAATTCAATATTTCAATTGA
- a CDS encoding ABC transporter substrate-binding protein, protein MMRFWLLGLLLALGVGCKSRHSASAGDALSALRMEYAGRIRIDSSEHYILVRVQNPWDTARILHTYVLVGRETELPEGLPEGTLVRTPVEKALVYSSVHCGLLSELGAIDRIGGICDLQYIEIPEIQNRCASGRMVDAGNTMNPDIEKIIDFHPDAILLSPFENSGGYGRIEKLGIPVIECADYMETSPLGRSEWMRFFGLLFGKRRQADSLFTAVRADYLQLCDLVKSVNQRPTVISELKSGSAWYVPGGKSTTGRLYQDAGATYMWAEDEHSGSIPLSFETVFDRGQDADFWLFKYNRQQDKTLTELKSDYASYAGFRAFQTGQVYGCNSGQVPFYTETPFHPERLLEDLIRIFHPGVLPAGECRYFKRLEK, encoded by the coding sequence TTGATGCGGTTTTGGTTGCTGGGGCTGTTGTTGGCTCTTGGTGTAGGTTGTAAAAGTAGGCATTCGGCTTCTGCAGGAGATGCTTTGTCCGCGCTCCGGATGGAATATGCCGGGCGGATTCGGATAGATTCGAGTGAACATTATATATTGGTGCGGGTACAAAACCCTTGGGATACGGCCCGGATTTTACATACCTATGTTTTGGTCGGCCGGGAAACTGAATTGCCGGAAGGATTGCCTGAAGGGACCTTGGTCCGGACGCCGGTGGAAAAAGCATTGGTATATTCTTCGGTACATTGCGGGCTTCTGTCCGAACTGGGGGCAATCGATCGGATTGGTGGAATATGTGATCTGCAATATATCGAAATACCTGAAATACAAAATCGTTGTGCTTCCGGGCGAATGGTCGACGCCGGAAATACTATGAATCCGGATATTGAAAAAATAATCGACTTTCATCCTGATGCTATCCTGCTCTCCCCTTTTGAAAATAGTGGAGGTTATGGCCGGATTGAAAAATTAGGGATACCGGTTATCGAATGTGCCGATTATATGGAGACCTCTCCTTTGGGGCGGTCTGAATGGATGCGTTTTTTCGGTTTGCTTTTCGGGAAACGGCGGCAGGCTGATTCGTTATTCACTGCTGTCCGTGCGGATTATTTACAGCTGTGTGATTTGGTCAAGTCTGTAAATCAGCGGCCGACGGTGATATCTGAATTGAAAAGCGGTTCCGCCTGGTATGTACCCGGAGGAAAAAGCACGACCGGACGGTTGTATCAGGATGCCGGGGCTACTTATATGTGGGCGGAGGACGAACATAGCGGTTCGATTCCTTTGTCTTTTGAAACGGTATTTGACCGAGGGCAGGATGCCGATTTCTGGTTATTCAAATACAACCGGCAACAAGATAAAACCCTGACCGAATTAAAGTCCGACTACGCTTCATATGCCGGTTTCCGGGCCTTTCAAACCGGGCAGGTGTATGGATGTAATTCGGGACAGGTACCTTTTTATACAGAGACCCCTTTTCATCCCGAACGGCTGTTGGAAGATCTGATCCGGATTTTTCACCCGGGAGTGTTACCGGCAGGAGAGTGCCGTTATTTTAAAAGATTGGAAAAATGA
- a CDS encoding cob(I)yrinic acid a,c-diamide adenosyltransferase, translated as METKGYLQVYTGNGKGKTTAAFGLAVRALCAGKRVFIGQFVKSMKYNETRLEACFPGRLAVRQFGRGCFLDHRPEDEDVRLVQEGLRECAAILASGEWDLVILDELTIAVYFGLLSDKEILEVIGLRDTGTEVVITGRYASEALLALADLVTEMREVKHYYTRGVLSRDGFDH; from the coding sequence ATGGAAACAAAGGGATACCTTCAGGTTTATACCGGAAACGGTAAAGGTAAGACAACGGCTGCATTCGGTTTGGCGGTACGTGCTTTATGTGCTGGTAAACGGGTGTTTATCGGGCAGTTTGTCAAAAGCATGAAATATAACGAAACCCGGCTGGAAGCCTGTTTCCCCGGGCGGTTGGCGGTCCGGCAGTTTGGAAGAGGATGTTTCCTTGATCACCGGCCCGAAGACGAAGACGTACGCCTTGTCCAGGAAGGACTCCGGGAATGTGCGGCAATACTGGCTTCGGGTGAATGGGACCTGGTCATCCTGGACGAACTGACTATAGCTGTGTATTTTGGTTTGCTCTCCGATAAAGAAATACTGGAAGTCATCGGGCTGCGTGACACAGGGACAGAGGTGGTGATTACCGGGCGTTATGCTTCCGAAGCTTTGCTGGCTTTGGCTGACCTCGTGACAGAAATGCGTGAAGTGAAACATTATTATACCCGGGGAGTATTGTCCCGGGATGGATTTGATCATTGA
- a CDS encoding DUF5018 domain-containing protein, whose amino-acid sequence MKINNLIYIVLLGIIVSLTSCEDDDSLFSGNENYITSFRLVQQGDSYAGIIKGDSLILSIPENLSLEGAIMEILCSENARISPDPGEVEDWGKLQNFTVTAYNNTQRVYKYIVRRTLTGSEGDVRLTSVEDLEAFAAQGINKVNGNLVIGKEEGTVKEDSLTSLAALASLKEVVGTVTINPTYAGTSFAGLENLEQVGGLVMGRVIQNATIGLRWIREIELPNLKKVASELTFRADTVETLSLPALEKVGRNLSIQIKDVKDIDFSALSVIGENLSMKVNGVLNAPEKLSFPKLSLIGNQLALSNVYRVKELAFPELKSATAIKLEQMNAVETLNFTQLEQVADYFELWWTHQVKEMNFPSVKSLGGFKIYYIQNLEKVSLESLTEVGLRGFCIDASDKIQELNLPALTRVKGDFVLTRMAITEVSSLRALKEVDGKFDFSSMSALTVFDGFPNLTTVGGNFTLSGLAVSELKGFDALTSIGGSMSLSNLNEVTSIDAFPVLKSIGSQCSLIGLKKLQDISLLAQFKGMHLNNCILNNLDALTSLDLTGLEVDALQITGKNALTLKGSKTLNTNLTINGIPGISFSGIEEVQNVSVSNMPATITGRVEYNFPGLKKIGTLSVSQAYGASLGVLRFPDLTEISGKLTLSEGFGQKVQPTEFPVLRIVNNMTYTGVCDALRFPALEEVTGELNIKTSYVNGSLVSMLQEIYTPVLKKVGILVLTTYSKNQDSWCNNVLTNLDCFRALENVGVINIEYQLGLVSFKGLEKAIGRLTDDTSWVVGHNAYNPTFEQAKNGELERN is encoded by the coding sequence ATGAAGATAAATAATTTAATATATATTGTGTTGCTTGGCATTATTGTTTCGCTGACGAGTTGCGAGGACGATGACAGCCTGTTTTCCGGAAATGAAAACTACATCACCTCATTCCGACTGGTTCAGCAGGGAGATTCCTATGCCGGGATAATTAAGGGAGATAGTCTGATTTTGAGTATCCCTGAAAATCTTTCTCTTGAGGGGGCGATAATGGAGATTTTGTGTAGTGAAAATGCCCGGATATCTCCGGATCCTGGTGAAGTTGAGGATTGGGGAAAGTTACAAAATTTTACAGTAACTGCTTACAATAATACTCAGCGTGTTTACAAGTATATAGTACGGAGAACCTTGACGGGTAGCGAAGGAGATGTTCGTCTGACTTCGGTTGAAGATTTGGAAGCCTTTGCTGCTCAGGGGATCAATAAAGTCAATGGAAATTTGGTTATCGGTAAAGAAGAAGGAACTGTGAAGGAAGACTCCCTTACTTCTTTGGCAGCTTTGGCCTCACTAAAAGAGGTTGTCGGAACGGTGACCATAAATCCGACTTATGCCGGAACTTCATTTGCCGGTTTGGAAAATTTGGAACAGGTTGGAGGATTGGTGATGGGACGTGTAATACAGAATGCAACCATTGGACTTCGGTGGATACGGGAGATTGAATTGCCAAATTTGAAAAAAGTAGCTTCAGAATTGACTTTCAGAGCTGATACCGTTGAAACGTTGAGTTTGCCTGCATTGGAAAAGGTAGGAAGAAATTTGTCGATTCAGATTAAAGATGTGAAAGATATAGATTTTTCGGCCTTATCGGTTATCGGAGAAAATTTATCCATGAAAGTGAACGGTGTCTTGAATGCTCCGGAAAAGTTGAGCTTTCCGAAATTAAGTTTGATTGGAAATCAATTAGCATTGAGTAATGTTTATAGGGTGAAAGAGTTAGCTTTCCCGGAATTAAAATCGGCGACTGCTATTAAATTGGAGCAGATGAATGCTGTTGAAACTTTGAACTTCACCCAATTGGAGCAAGTCGCCGATTATTTTGAATTGTGGTGGACGCATCAAGTAAAAGAAATGAATTTTCCTTCAGTAAAATCACTCGGTGGATTTAAAATTTATTACATTCAAAATTTGGAAAAAGTCAGTTTGGAGTCTTTGACAGAAGTCGGTCTGCGAGGATTCTGTATCGATGCATCTGATAAGATACAAGAGTTGAATTTGCCTGCATTGACGCGAGTGAAAGGTGATTTTGTTTTAACCAGAATGGCAATAACAGAGGTAAGCTCATTGAGAGCATTGAAGGAAGTGGATGGAAAATTTGATTTCTCCTCGATGAGTGCATTGACGGTTTTCGACGGTTTTCCGAATCTGACAACAGTCGGTGGTAATTTCACCCTGTCCGGTTTGGCAGTCAGCGAATTAAAGGGATTCGATGCCCTGACCTCTATCGGTGGTTCGATGAGTCTGAGTAATTTGAATGAGGTTACTTCGATTGACGCTTTCCCCGTATTGAAATCCATCGGATCACAATGTTCGCTCATTGGACTGAAAAAATTGCAGGATATTTCTTTGCTGGCCCAGTTCAAGGGAATGCATTTGAACAATTGTATTTTAAACAATTTGGATGCCTTGACTTCCTTGGATCTGACCGGCCTTGAAGTAGATGCCCTGCAGATTACCGGAAAAAATGCTTTGACGTTAAAGGGCAGTAAAACCTTGAATACGAATCTGACCATTAACGGGATTCCCGGAATTTCTTTTTCAGGAATCGAAGAGGTGCAGAATGTATCAGTAAGTAATATGCCTGCAACTATTACCGGACGGGTAGAATACAACTTCCCCGGATTAAAGAAAATAGGGACTTTGTCGGTGAGTCAGGCATATGGTGCCAGCCTGGGTGTGCTTCGTTTTCCTGATTTGACAGAGATTAGCGGAAAATTGACCCTTTCCGAAGGATTCGGACAAAAAGTACAGCCGACGGAATTTCCGGTTTTAAGGATAGTGAATAACATGACCTATACCGGAGTCTGTGATGCCCTTCGTTTTCCGGCCTTGGAGGAGGTGACGGGTGAATTGAATATCAAAACCAGCTATGTGAATGGATCTTTAGTGAGCATGTTACAGGAAATCTATACTCCCGTTTTGAAAAAAGTCGGGATATTGGTGCTGACTACTTACAGTAAAAATCAGGATAGTTGGTGTAATAATGTCCTGACTAATCTGGATTGTTTTAGAGCCCTGGAAAATGTCGGAGTGATCAATATCGAGTACCAGTTAGGCCTGGTATCTTTTAAAGGATTGGAAAAAGCAATCGGGAGATTGACGGATGATACTTCTTGGGTTGTCGGGCATAATGCTTATAATCCGACTTTCGAACAGGCTAAAAACGGAGAATTGGAACGAAATTGA
- a CDS encoding electron transfer flavoprotein subunit alpha/FixB family protein, translating into MDKSQYKDVCVFVEQREGIIQKVALELLGKARELADTLNEKVIALLLGYDMKDQAQELIAYGADIVVCVDERELAEYNTEPYAQAVSQFIRERHPAIVLIGATTIGRDLGPRLSARLTTGLTADCTGLDISPENDLLMTRPAFGGNLMATIICKEHRPQMSTVRPGVMRTKPKDPARRGTIENMKVSFDPSKFRVKILKTVKEQKTRIDITEAKVLVSGGRGVGSTAGFVMLGRLAETLNAEVSSSRAMVDAGVMPHERQVGQTGKTVRPDLYFALGISGAIQHLAGMEESEYIIAINKDKYAPIFNAADLGIVGDVHKIVPILTEKLRK; encoded by the coding sequence ATGGATAAATCCCAATATAAAGACGTCTGCGTGTTTGTAGAACAACGCGAAGGTATCATACAAAAAGTGGCATTGGAACTGCTGGGTAAAGCCCGGGAACTTGCCGATACCTTGAATGAGAAAGTGATCGCCTTATTGCTCGGTTATGATATGAAAGACCAGGCTCAGGAGCTGATTGCTTATGGTGCCGACATTGTCGTGTGTGTGGACGAACGTGAATTGGCAGAGTACAATACCGAGCCTTATGCACAAGCTGTCAGCCAATTTATCCGTGAACGTCATCCGGCCATCGTATTGATCGGAGCCACGACTATCGGCCGCGATCTGGGCCCCCGATTATCTGCCCGGCTGACTACCGGCCTCACGGCCGACTGTACAGGCCTGGACATTTCGCCCGAAAATGATTTGCTGATGACCCGTCCGGCTTTCGGTGGTAACCTGATGGCTACGATCATTTGTAAAGAACATCGTCCGCAAATGTCTACTGTCCGGCCGGGAGTGATGCGTACAAAACCCAAAGATCCGGCACGGCGGGGGACGATTGAAAATATGAAAGTCAGTTTCGACCCGTCGAAATTCAGAGTTAAAATTCTGAAAACGGTGAAAGAACAGAAAACCCGGATCGACATAACGGAAGCTAAAGTGCTGGTGTCAGGTGGGCGTGGTGTCGGCAGTACGGCTGGTTTTGTCATGCTGGGTCGTTTAGCGGAAACATTGAATGCCGAAGTATCTTCATCGCGGGCAATGGTCGATGCCGGGGTTATGCCCCACGAACGCCAAGTGGGGCAAACCGGAAAGACGGTCCGGCCGGATCTGTATTTTGCCCTGGGGATTTCAGGGGCTATTCAGCACCTTGCCGGTATGGAAGAATCAGAATACATCATTGCTATCAATAAAGACAAATATGCTCCGATCTTCAATGCAGCAGATTTGGGGATTGTTGGAGATGTACATAAAATTGTCCCCATATTGACAGAAAAACTCCGGAAGTAA
- a CDS encoding electron transfer flavoprotein subunit beta/FixA family protein — protein MKIVVCIKQVPDTTEIKLDPATGTMIRDGVPSIMNPDDKGGLEMALQLKDKYGAEVTVITMGPPQADDILREAFAMGADRAIHLNDRKFAGADTLATSNAIAGALRVLDFDLVITGRQAIDGDTAQVGPQIAEHLDLPQVTYVENLEFDGSRTFTIRKSTEDGFQLVQVDAPCVVTVLATANKARYMSVRGIVEAYNKEVEVWGFEHISVEEEKLGLKGSPTRVWKSFTKGAKAAGKVFEVEPAEAADIIVEKLKEKFII, from the coding sequence ATGAAAATAGTAGTATGTATCAAACAGGTGCCGGATACAACAGAGATCAAATTGGACCCCGCTACGGGGACGATGATCCGGGATGGGGTGCCCAGCATTATGAATCCCGACGATAAAGGGGGACTGGAAATGGCTTTACAATTAAAAGATAAATATGGGGCGGAAGTCACGGTAATAACCATGGGGCCTCCTCAGGCCGATGATATTTTGCGTGAGGCTTTTGCTATGGGAGCTGACCGTGCTATTCATTTGAACGACCGGAAATTTGCCGGTGCCGATACTCTCGCTACGTCGAATGCGATTGCCGGCGCTTTGCGCGTGTTGGATTTTGACCTGGTAATCACCGGCCGGCAAGCCATCGACGGGGATACCGCTCAGGTAGGACCACAGATTGCCGAACATTTGGATTTACCTCAGGTGACTTATGTTGAAAACCTGGAATTTGACGGAAGCAGGACATTTACGATCCGGAAGTCCACAGAAGACGGTTTTCAGCTGGTACAGGTAGATGCGCCTTGCGTGGTGACGGTGCTGGCAACGGCTAATAAAGCCCGTTATATGTCGGTCCGGGGAATTGTGGAGGCTTATAACAAAGAAGTTGAAGTGTGGGGCTTTGAACATATCAGTGTAGAAGAAGAAAAACTAGGCTTGAAAGGATCGCCCACCCGCGTATGGAAATCATTTACCAAAGGAGCAAAAGCAGCCGGAAAGGTGTTTGAAGTGGAACCTGCCGAAGCTGCCGATATAATCGTAGAGAAATTGAAAGAAAAATTTATAATCTGA
- a CDS encoding acyl-CoA dehydrogenase: MDFSTSKTENLFLQMIREFAEKEVKPLAAAVDEEERFPEETVKKMAALGMMGIPFPKEYGGAGGNNQLYSMAVEELSRVCATTGVIVSAHTSLCASPIYEFGNEEQRRKYLPRLCSGEWIGAFGLTEPNAGTDASAQQTMAVKEGEHYVLNGSKIFITNAAYAHVYIVMAMTDKAQGTRGISAFIVERDFPGFSIGKKEKKMGIRGSATCELIFENCIVPKENLLGKVGEGFRIAMKTLDGGRMGIASQALGIAQGAMDETVKYVKERKQFGRSIGQFQNTQFQLADLQTRIQAARLLVRKAAWKKDMKQPYSADSAQAKLFAAETAMEVTTKAVQFHGGYGYTREYPVERMMRDAKITEIYEGTSEVQRMVIAAALLK, translated from the coding sequence ATGGATTTTTCAACATCAAAAACAGAAAATTTATTCTTGCAAATGATCCGGGAATTTGCAGAAAAAGAAGTGAAACCGTTGGCAGCAGCTGTCGACGAGGAAGAACGTTTTCCGGAAGAAACGGTAAAGAAAATGGCTGCTTTGGGAATGATGGGCATCCCATTCCCCAAAGAGTATGGCGGGGCAGGTGGCAACAACCAACTCTATTCGATGGCTGTCGAAGAATTGTCACGGGTATGTGCTACTACAGGGGTTATTGTTTCTGCACACACTTCTTTGTGCGCTTCTCCGATTTATGAGTTCGGCAATGAAGAACAACGCCGTAAATATTTGCCCCGCTTGTGTTCCGGCGAATGGATCGGAGCTTTCGGACTGACCGAACCGAATGCAGGCACGGACGCTTCGGCACAGCAAACGATGGCTGTGAAGGAAGGGGAGCATTATGTGCTCAACGGCTCCAAAATTTTTATTACCAATGCTGCTTATGCACACGTTTACATTGTCATGGCCATGACCGATAAGGCACAGGGGACGCGGGGGATTTCGGCCTTTATCGTAGAACGTGATTTTCCGGGATTCTCTATCGGTAAAAAAGAGAAAAAAATGGGCATCCGGGGATCCGCAACCTGTGAGTTGATTTTTGAAAATTGTATCGTCCCGAAAGAAAATCTGTTGGGAAAAGTGGGGGAAGGCTTCAGGATTGCAATGAAAACACTCGACGGCGGACGTATGGGAATCGCTTCACAGGCCTTGGGTATTGCTCAGGGGGCTATGGATGAAACGGTGAAGTATGTAAAAGAACGGAAACAATTCGGACGGTCCATCGGACAGTTTCAGAATACTCAATTCCAATTGGCCGATTTGCAGACCAGGATTCAGGCTGCCCGTCTGCTGGTGCGTAAAGCAGCTTGGAAAAAGGATATGAAACAACCTTATTCTGCTGACTCTGCACAGGCTAAATTGTTTGCAGCCGAAACAGCGATGGAGGTGACGACCAAAGCAGTACAATTCCATGGAGGCTACGGTTATACCCGTGAATATCCGGTGGAACGAATGATGCGGGACGCCAAGATTACAGAAATCTATGAAGGAACGTCTGAAGTACAACGGATGGTGATTGCAGCTGCATTACTCAAATAA